One window from the genome of Pedobacter schmidteae encodes:
- a CDS encoding translocation/assembly module TamB domain-containing protein yields the protein MQTFVAKEAAAYLSKELNTTVSLSGIYIKPFKSVVIEDLLVLDQQKDTILNTPKFLVNINQFSLKKRIIAVNTVQINDGSFFLKSYKDRSTNLDFIIDYFDSGPPKPVKKKKKPYLISFDRIILNSINFKYKNYRVDTLMKGINFDDVALTNLNGIFEGFNTKDHILQTNIKDLTFKEKSGFYLKNLTAFTTIDTNSIELKKMMLVTNRTRLSDYFQMRFKSYDDFDDYINKVRMKANFVDSHISSHDVGYFTSELDHMNLDIDVDGQVTGLVNNLKAKKLAVKAGKATYIKGDFIVKGLPYLKETFMDMKVDMAGTNKADLDEIVADITGKKEKIVPKIIEKFGNINFNGSFTGFKNDFIAYGEFKTKLGRLVSDVNMKIDKKGIPSYTGNVKTFDFNLGDLVNEKMLGRLSASLYVKGRGTEINSLSEKLNGDIDYIDFNNYRYRNVKIDGTFDKKFFDGSLKINDKNIQLAFDGGVNLNPKLPVFNFKANIKNAKLKALKLYKDSLKIDAIFSTNFSGSNLNNIQGSLRLQEIKLDNVKGIYNIDSVELRANGIGKDRSLTVKSDILDASIKGQYDLNTIPSYYKTLAKKYIPSLKADIVKFNDQIFQFNLNIKRFEPIGQLLAPGLEIEDQAIFVGNFDSPNNTATLNGFIKKLKYKGVVVNNIIVDENTSTNQLQAIITSDRVDLNDSLHIKNVNISNILRNDSLTLNVKLSDEEDVNQLDLNGLVEFANDTTARVSILPSILKVNHEDWKIQEKVRINFHDGKTEINNFDLNNGKQYITLDGILSNDPKDLVLVGFRDFSLTTLNPFIKTLGIKISGNLNGETTLSNILKSPEIHDNIKVDSLVFNDTYIGSLTDTSSYDESKNVANIFTNIISGDRETLRATGHLDLEKKEIDLAVNLDKTQLIVLQPFVKDLVSDLKGFASANLTVKGPFDKPAIKGTVELDKAAMTINYLKTRYTISDEVTVDNSVIELEELKLLDVDGNEAIARGTVDLNDINNPTLDVDINATKFMALNTTEKDNSLYFGQAYATGTFRFKGPTNQLFIDIDAKTEKGTVFNLPLNSSETVSSKDFITFVSKDTTAYVKKQTSFDGLTMSLKLNVDANSTANIFTSLGNLSGKGYSKNLALKINSLGDFEMSGDYIIESGSFDFTAQEVINKKFNIRQGGTIRWTGNPTSAQINLKAIYSLRASLTDLYAAANREGSNSNERVLTEVEMGLTGLLLKPDIKLDVFFPSNPAIKEEMQSYFNDDNNRNLQALSLIIRRSFAPGSGKEDLGKQLTSGVASTATELLFNQFNNVLSSLNLDFVDINIRSLSEANASFRFFQDRVILNAGIVDRRSTNSDLSPIGFSGNNVGGEVEVLALIKKDGTLVGKLANKPPTQQSIFNTGVNQNTNVTSLGLIYTQQFDSFREFVQKITGKIRREEKKKKAEATKKAAQDQKKSSAAQVSNNKEAVTNNQKKQKRK from the coding sequence GTGCAAACTTTTGTAGCAAAAGAAGCCGCTGCATATCTCTCCAAAGAGTTAAATACGACGGTGTCTTTAAGTGGCATTTACATCAAACCATTTAAGTCTGTGGTGATTGAGGACCTCCTGGTTCTTGACCAGCAAAAGGATACCATACTCAACACCCCGAAGTTCCTGGTAAATATTAATCAGTTTTCTCTTAAAAAAAGAATAATTGCTGTCAACACGGTACAAATTAACGATGGTTCTTTCTTTTTAAAATCTTACAAAGACAGATCCACTAATCTGGACTTCATCATAGATTATTTTGATTCGGGGCCACCAAAACCGGTTAAAAAGAAGAAAAAGCCCTACCTGATTTCGTTCGATAGGATTATCCTCAATAGCATCAACTTCAAATACAAAAACTACAGGGTAGATACCCTGATGAAAGGTATAAACTTTGACGATGTTGCATTAACCAATTTAAATGGCATTTTTGAGGGGTTCAATACCAAAGACCACATTCTTCAGACCAATATTAAAGATCTCACTTTTAAAGAGAAAAGCGGCTTCTACCTCAAAAACCTAACTGCTTTTACTACAATTGACACCAATAGTATTGAACTGAAAAAAATGATGCTGGTGACCAACAGAACCAGATTGTCGGATTATTTTCAAATGCGCTTTAAAAGCTATGATGATTTTGATGACTATATCAATAAAGTAAGGATGAAAGCCAATTTTGTAGACAGTCACATCTCTTCTCATGATGTTGGCTACTTTACTTCAGAATTGGACCATATGAATCTGGATATAGATGTTGATGGCCAGGTGACCGGGCTGGTGAACAATCTGAAAGCTAAAAAACTGGCCGTTAAGGCAGGAAAAGCTACCTATATCAAAGGGGATTTTATAGTAAAGGGGCTGCCCTATTTGAAAGAGACTTTCATGGACATGAAGGTAGATATGGCAGGAACCAATAAAGCAGACTTAGACGAAATTGTTGCAGACATAACCGGTAAAAAAGAGAAAATAGTTCCTAAAATAATTGAGAAATTTGGAAACATTAATTTCAACGGTTCCTTTACCGGGTTTAAAAATGACTTTATTGCCTATGGGGAGTTTAAGACCAAATTGGGCAGGTTGGTTTCCGATGTAAACATGAAGATCGATAAAAAGGGAATTCCCTCGTATACCGGTAACGTAAAAACATTTGATTTCAACTTAGGAGATCTGGTAAATGAAAAAATGCTGGGCCGACTCTCGGCATCCTTATATGTTAAGGGCCGTGGTACAGAAATAAATAGCCTGTCTGAAAAATTAAATGGCGACATAGATTATATAGATTTTAATAATTACCGGTATAGAAATGTTAAAATCGATGGAACATTTGACAAGAAGTTTTTTGATGGGAGCTTAAAAATCAATGACAAAAATATTCAGCTGGCTTTTGATGGGGGTGTAAACTTAAATCCCAAATTACCTGTATTTAACTTTAAAGCCAATATAAAAAATGCCAAATTAAAAGCGCTTAAGTTGTATAAAGACTCCCTGAAAATTGATGCCATATTCAGTACCAATTTTTCGGGAAGCAACCTGAATAATATTCAGGGAAGCCTTCGTCTTCAGGAAATAAAGCTTGATAATGTAAAAGGCATATACAATATTGACTCGGTTGAACTGAGGGCCAACGGCATAGGCAAGGACAGGAGTTTGACCGTAAAATCGGACATCCTGGATGCAAGTATCAAAGGTCAGTATGATTTAAATACTATCCCATCTTATTATAAGACGCTTGCAAAAAAATATATCCCTTCACTAAAAGCAGACATTGTTAAATTCAATGACCAGATTTTTCAATTCAATCTGAACATCAAACGGTTTGAACCTATAGGCCAATTGCTGGCGCCAGGATTGGAAATTGAGGATCAGGCTATTTTTGTTGGCAATTTCGATTCTCCTAACAATACAGCAACCTTAAACGGTTTTATCAAGAAGCTGAAGTATAAAGGTGTAGTGGTCAACAATATCATTGTTGATGAAAACACCAGTACAAATCAACTGCAAGCCATTATTACTTCAGACAGAGTAGACCTAAACGATAGCTTACATATTAAAAATGTAAATATCTCCAATATTTTGCGTAATGACAGCTTAACGCTGAACGTAAAACTTTCGGACGAGGAGGATGTAAATCAACTGGACTTAAACGGTTTGGTAGAGTTTGCCAATGACACCACAGCAAGGGTAAGTATCCTGCCTTCCATTTTAAAAGTTAATCACGAAGACTGGAAAATCCAGGAAAAAGTAAGGATCAATTTTCATGATGGAAAAACAGAAATTAACAACTTTGACCTAAACAATGGTAAACAATACATCACATTGGATGGCATACTTTCCAACGATCCAAAAGATTTGGTATTGGTAGGATTCAGAGATTTTAGTCTGACCACACTAAACCCCTTTATAAAAACACTTGGCATTAAGATTAGTGGAAACTTAAACGGAGAAACTACTTTATCCAACATTCTTAAATCGCCGGAGATCCACGATAATATTAAAGTTGATTCGCTTGTTTTTAACGACACTTACATTGGTAGTTTAACAGATACCTCTTCTTACGATGAATCAAAAAATGTAGCCAACATCTTTACCAATATTATTTCAGGTGATAGAGAAACCTTACGGGCTACGGGGCACCTCGATCTTGAAAAGAAGGAAATAGATCTGGCTGTGAACCTGGACAAAACACAGCTAATTGTATTACAGCCATTTGTTAAAGACCTTGTATCTGACTTAAAAGGATTTGCTTCTGCTAATTTGACCGTAAAAGGCCCATTTGATAAACCTGCAATAAAAGGCACCGTTGAATTAGACAAGGCTGCCATGACCATTAACTATCTCAAAACGAGGTATACCATATCTGACGAAGTAACAGTTGATAATAGCGTAATTGAACTGGAAGAACTTAAACTGCTGGATGTAGATGGCAACGAAGCGATAGCCAGAGGAACTGTAGATTTAAACGATATCAACAACCCGACGTTGGATGTAGACATTAATGCGACTAAATTTATGGCATTAAATACTACAGAAAAAGACAATTCATTATACTTTGGACAGGCATACGCAACTGGAACATTTAGATTTAAAGGCCCCACCAATCAACTTTTCATCGATATTGATGCAAAAACTGAGAAAGGAACAGTTTTTAATCTCCCACTCAACAGTTCCGAGACCGTTTCTAGCAAGGATTTTATCACTTTTGTAAGTAAAGACACTACAGCGTATGTAAAAAAACAGACCAGCTTTGACGGTCTGACAATGAGTTTAAAATTAAATGTTGATGCGAACAGTACCGCAAATATCTTCACTTCATTAGGAAATTTAAGTGGTAAAGGCTATTCTAAGAATCTTGCCCTGAAGATTAATAGCCTGGGAGATTTTGAAATGTCTGGCGACTACATCATTGAATCAGGAAGTTTTGACTTTACTGCCCAGGAAGTTATCAATAAAAAATTCAACATCAGACAAGGGGGAACCATCCGGTGGACAGGTAATCCAACTTCTGCACAAATCAATTTAAAGGCGATCTATTCGCTTAGAGCTAGCCTAACCGATTTATATGCTGCGGCCAACAGAGAGGGCAGTAATTCGAACGAAAGGGTGCTTACAGAGGTAGAAATGGGGTTAACCGGGCTACTGTTGAAACCAGATATTAAGTTAGATGTATTTTTCCCATCAAACCCTGCTATCAAAGAGGAAATGCAATCATATTTTAATGATGACAATAACCGGAACCTACAAGCCCTAAGCTTAATCATCAGGCGTAGTTTTGCTCCCGGATCGGGCAAAGAAGATTTGGGTAAACAGCTCACCTCTGGGGTGGCCAGCACAGCAACAGAATTATTGTTCAATCAATTTAACAATGTACTTTCCTCGCTAAATCTTGATTTTGTGGACATCAATATCCGTTCATTAAGTGAAGCCAATGCCTCTTTCCGCTTTTTCCAGGATAGGGTTATTTTAAATGCCGGCATTGTAGACAGAAGAAGCACCAATAGTGATTTATCGCCAATAGGTTTTTCGGGGAACAATGTGGGCGGTGAAGTTGAGGTGCTTGCACTGATAAAAAAGGATGGAACTTTGGTGGGTAAATTGGCCAACAAACCGCCTACGCAGCAAAGTATTTTCAATACGGGGGTAAACCAAAATACAAATGTTACCTCTCTGGGATTGATTTATACCCAGCAATTTGATAGTTTCAGAGAATTTGTTCAGAAAATAACAGGTAAAATACGCCGGGAAGAAAAGAAGAAAAAAGCAGAAGCCACAAAAAAGGCTGCTCAAGATCAGAAAAAATCCTCAGCAGCCCAGGTATCTAACAATAAAGAAGCGGTCACCAATAACCAGAAAAAGCAAAAAAGAAAATAA
- the tsaD gene encoding tRNA (adenosine(37)-N6)-threonylcarbamoyltransferase complex transferase subunit TsaD — protein MSVILAIESSCDETSVAICNNGKITANVIANQTIHQNYGGVIPELASRVHQQNIVPVIHQALKDAKVDKKDIKAVAFTRGPGLLGSLLVGVSFAKSFALALDLPLIAVNHMHAHILAHFIDDPKPKFPFLCLTVSGGHTQIVLVRDYSDMEIVGETLDDAAGEAFDKTAKILNLPYPGGPLIDKYAKEGNPNAYQFPEPKIKDLDYSFSGLKTSILYFIRAQEKDNLNFIADHLNDICASVQHSIVHILLNKLKKAAVAYGIKEIAIAGGVSANSGLRNTLQDMAVKLGWNVYIPAFEYCTDNAAMIAIAGYHKYLNKDFVGQDVAPLSRMEF, from the coding sequence GTGTCTGTAATACTTGCTATCGAATCTTCTTGCGATGAAACTTCAGTTGCCATATGTAACAACGGCAAAATTACTGCCAATGTTATTGCAAACCAAACAATTCATCAAAATTATGGTGGTGTAATACCCGAACTTGCTTCCAGGGTGCATCAACAGAATATTGTTCCGGTAATTCATCAGGCGTTGAAAGATGCTAAAGTAGATAAAAAAGATATTAAAGCCGTTGCATTTACCCGCGGACCGGGCTTATTGGGCTCTTTATTGGTGGGGGTATCTTTTGCAAAATCTTTTGCCCTTGCGCTTGATTTGCCTTTAATCGCAGTCAATCATATGCACGCGCATATTCTGGCCCATTTTATCGACGATCCAAAACCTAAATTTCCTTTTCTTTGCCTAACAGTATCGGGTGGTCACACACAAATTGTATTGGTAAGGGATTATTCTGATATGGAAATTGTAGGCGAAACTTTAGATGATGCCGCAGGTGAAGCTTTTGATAAAACAGCTAAAATATTGAATTTACCTTATCCCGGAGGGCCATTAATTGATAAATATGCAAAGGAGGGAAATCCAAATGCTTATCAATTTCCTGAACCAAAAATTAAAGACCTGGATTACAGTTTTAGCGGATTAAAAACCTCAATATTGTATTTTATCCGGGCACAGGAAAAGGACAATCTCAATTTTATTGCTGATCATTTAAATGATATCTGCGCGTCAGTTCAGCACAGCATAGTTCATATTTTGCTCAATAAATTGAAAAAGGCAGCTGTAGCTTATGGGATAAAGGAAATTGCGATAGCAGGAGGAGTTTCTGCCAACAGTGGTTTAAGAAACACTTTACAGGATATGGCCGTAAAGCTGGGCTGGAATGTATATATCCCTGCATTTGAATATTGTACTGACAATGCAGCTATGATTGCCATAGCCGGATATCATAAATATCTGAATAAAGATTTTGTGGGCCAGGATGTAGCGCCATTATCAAGAATGGAATTTTAA
- the recA gene encoding recombinase RecA encodes MSTNADKLKALQLTLDKLEKSYGKGTVMKLGDNAVEPIESISTGSISLDIALGIGGVPKGRIIEIYGPESSGKTTLATHIIAEAQKKGGIAAIVDAEHAFDKGYAKKLGVDVDNLLISQPDNGEQALEIADNLIRSGAIDVIVIDSVAALVPKAEIEGEMGDSKMGLHARLMSQALRKLTGTISKTGCCCIFINQLREKIGVMFGNPETTTGGNALKFYASVRLDIRRTSQIKDSDEVSGNRVKVKIVKNKVAPPFRIAEFDIMFGEGISKTGEIIDLGVDFNIIKKAGSWFSYGDTKLGQGRDAVKQLLLDNPELSEEIEAKIRTEVTGESLEEKV; translated from the coding sequence ATGAGCACAAACGCAGATAAATTAAAAGCGCTACAACTTACTTTAGATAAGTTAGAAAAATCATATGGTAAAGGTACCGTGATGAAACTTGGAGATAATGCTGTAGAACCTATCGAATCGATTTCTACAGGATCTATCAGCTTAGATATCGCTTTAGGTATTGGCGGCGTTCCAAAAGGAAGAATCATTGAAATATACGGCCCTGAGTCTTCAGGTAAAACTACCCTTGCGACACACATTATAGCAGAAGCACAAAAAAAAGGTGGTATTGCTGCAATTGTTGATGCGGAACATGCCTTTGATAAAGGTTATGCAAAAAAACTAGGTGTTGATGTTGACAACCTGCTTATTTCGCAACCTGACAATGGTGAGCAAGCATTAGAAATTGCCGATAACCTGATCAGATCGGGTGCAATTGATGTGATTGTAATTGACTCTGTAGCAGCATTGGTACCAAAAGCAGAGATAGAGGGAGAAATGGGCGATTCTAAAATGGGTTTACATGCCCGTTTGATGTCTCAGGCCTTGCGTAAATTGACAGGTACCATTTCAAAAACAGGATGCTGCTGTATATTTATCAATCAATTGCGTGAAAAAATTGGTGTAATGTTTGGTAACCCAGAAACCACCACAGGTGGTAATGCCCTTAAATTCTACGCTTCTGTACGTCTGGATATTCGCAGAACATCACAAATTAAAGATTCGGATGAAGTATCTGGAAACCGTGTAAAAGTAAAAATTGTAAAAAACAAAGTAGCCCCTCCTTTCCGTATTGCCGAATTTGACATCATGTTTGGTGAAGGAATATCTAAGACCGGCGAGATCATTGACCTGGGTGTTGATTTCAATATCATTAAGAAAGCGGGTTCGTGGTTCTCTTATGGAGATACTAAACTTGGACAAGGCAGGGATGCGGTTAAGCAATTACTGCTGGATAATCCTGAATTATCTGAAGAGATCGAAGCAAAAATCCGTACTGAAGTTACAGGAGAAAGCCTGGAAGAGAAAGTTTAA
- the nth gene encoding endonuclease III, with the protein MLKKERYQLFVSHFSARQPNAETELHYNNPFQLLVAVILSAQCTDKRINQVTPALFQRFPNAKALAETTPDIVFDYIRSVSYPNNKAKHLVGMANMLLHDFNNEVPADVVQLQKMPGVGRKTANVIASVIYNAPAMAVDTHVFRVANRIGLTNGKTPLAVEKDLVKHLPEHTIHVAHHWLILHGRYVCVARSPKCSICEITHFCRYFQKNDKITKIISDSTEHSK; encoded by the coding sequence ATGCTCAAAAAAGAAAGATACCAGCTTTTTGTGTCCCATTTTTCTGCCAGGCAACCTAATGCGGAAACAGAACTTCATTATAATAATCCCTTTCAGTTGCTTGTAGCCGTTATTTTGTCGGCACAATGTACCGATAAACGGATTAATCAGGTTACCCCTGCATTATTTCAACGCTTCCCAAACGCAAAAGCCCTGGCCGAGACCACTCCGGATATTGTTTTTGATTATATCAGAAGCGTAAGCTACCCGAATAATAAGGCGAAGCACCTGGTGGGTATGGCAAATATGCTATTGCATGATTTCAATAATGAAGTACCCGCTGATGTAGTTCAGTTACAGAAAATGCCGGGTGTGGGACGAAAAACGGCCAATGTCATTGCATCGGTAATTTATAATGCACCGGCAATGGCGGTTGACACCCATGTTTTCAGAGTGGCCAACAGAATTGGCCTGACCAATGGCAAAACACCTTTGGCAGTAGAAAAGGATCTGGTGAAGCATCTACCCGAACATACCATACATGTAGCACATCACTGGTTGATATTACATGGAAGATATGTGTGTGTGGCAAGATCGCCAAAATGCAGCATCTGTGAAATCACACATTTTTGCAGATATTTCCAAAAAAATGATAAAATAACTAAAATAATTAGTGATTCGACTGAGCATTCAAAATAA
- a CDS encoding RNA polymerase sigma factor, protein MKLQQSSDQDLVKLYLNGDETVLEELLKRHKSKIYTSIYLLVKDQYLAEDIFQDAFIKVINTLRSGRYNEEGKFLPWVMRIAHNLVIDYFRREKRTPVITSADGTDVFNLLQFHEESAEDKMLREQTHFDLRAMIHLLPDDQKEVLIMRHYADLSFKEIADLTDVSINTALGRMRYALNNLRKMMKVKEIS, encoded by the coding sequence ATGAAATTACAACAATCTAGTGATCAGGATTTGGTGAAGTTATACCTTAATGGGGATGAAACCGTTTTGGAAGAACTTTTAAAAAGACACAAGTCAAAAATTTATACATCTATATATTTATTGGTGAAAGACCAGTATTTGGCTGAAGATATTTTTCAGGATGCCTTTATTAAGGTAATCAATACACTCAGATCAGGCCGTTACAATGAAGAAGGCAAGTTTTTGCCTTGGGTAATGCGGATAGCACATAACCTGGTTATCGACTATTTCAGGAGGGAAAAAAGGACCCCTGTAATAACAAGTGCGGATGGAACTGATGTTTTTAACTTATTGCAGTTTCATGAAGAAAGTGCAGAAGATAAAATGTTAAGAGAGCAAACTCATTTTGACCTGAGGGCAATGATTCATTTATTGCCTGATGACCAGAAAGAGGTTTTAATTATGCGCCATTATGCCGACCTGAGTTTCAAAGAAATTGCAGATTTGACAGATGTAAGTATCAATACAGCCCTGGGCCGTATGCGTTATGCATTAAATAATTTGCGTAAGATGATGAAAGTTAAAGAAATCTCTTAG